A single region of the Nocardioides ochotonae genome encodes:
- a CDS encoding sulfatase-like hydrolase/transferase, with translation MARDPLDPTTPRSTMYRPRAALATSLSVAVAAVGALSCHASDSTAPSSPRAVVHGAVAAGEFPTTLGTEVLAPTPSGRTSRSTRPNVVMITADDASIDDLRHMPHVRRLVQSRGTRFDGAVAPTPICVPARASLLTGQFAHNHGAETIRGRRGGFRSFADRDTLPAWLQDAGYRTMFVGKYLNGYGSTRNRARTYVPPGWSDWAATVDPSTYSFERFTLNRNGRLQQVRRYSTDALTGLATDLIAKASRQRRSRGTPFYLWLNYVAPHAGGPVESDDPLTRQPRQRDHFTSTVPADRHRNSFRGTSLPDKPNMFERDVSDKRNPATRRPGGWSRLDKELLREQYQQRLEALQAVDEGVARVVRRLRATGQLRRTVLIYASDNGWGVGEHNIVGKHHPYVEQSGIPLLMAGPGIPRGLRSRLLATNPDVAATIAALAGAEPRRRELDGVDVLPWVRLGGNPQRAVPISKRGDPRGNLVYTGVKTGRWTYVRFVRGGEELFDRRRDPYELRSLVRVPRAARVLAEMRRLNRELRDCAGNTCLRSYFGGS, from the coding sequence GTGGCCCGGGACCCGCTCGACCCGACCACGCCCAGGAGCACGATGTACCGCCCGCGCGCCGCCCTCGCGACCTCGCTGTCGGTGGCGGTCGCCGCCGTCGGCGCCCTGTCCTGCCACGCCAGCGACTCGACAGCCCCGTCGAGCCCGCGGGCGGTGGTGCACGGCGCAGTCGCGGCCGGGGAGTTCCCGACCACCCTCGGCACCGAGGTGCTCGCCCCGACCCCGAGCGGGCGCACGTCGCGCTCCACCCGTCCGAACGTCGTGATGATCACCGCCGACGACGCCAGCATCGACGACCTGCGCCACATGCCGCACGTGCGGCGCCTCGTGCAGTCCCGCGGCACCCGCTTCGACGGCGCGGTGGCGCCCACCCCGATCTGCGTGCCGGCCCGCGCCTCGCTGCTGACCGGGCAGTTCGCGCACAACCACGGCGCCGAGACGATCCGCGGGCGGCGGGGCGGCTTCCGGTCCTTCGCCGACCGCGACACCCTGCCGGCCTGGCTGCAGGACGCGGGCTACCGCACGATGTTCGTCGGCAAGTACCTCAACGGCTATGGCTCGACCCGCAACCGGGCGCGCACCTACGTCCCGCCGGGGTGGTCGGACTGGGCGGCCACGGTCGACCCCTCGACGTACAGCTTCGAGCGGTTCACGCTGAACCGCAACGGCCGCCTCCAGCAGGTACGCCGCTACAGCACCGACGCGCTGACGGGGCTCGCCACCGATCTGATCGCCAAGGCGTCGCGCCAGCGGCGCAGCCGGGGCACGCCGTTCTACCTGTGGCTGAACTACGTCGCGCCGCACGCCGGTGGACCGGTGGAGAGCGACGACCCGCTGACGCGGCAGCCCCGACAGCGCGACCACTTCACGAGCACGGTGCCGGCCGACCGGCACCGCAACTCCTTCCGCGGCACCTCCCTGCCGGACAAGCCGAACATGTTCGAGCGCGACGTCAGCGACAAGCGGAACCCCGCCACCCGACGCCCGGGCGGCTGGTCACGGCTCGACAAGGAGCTCCTGCGCGAGCAGTACCAGCAGCGCCTCGAGGCCCTCCAGGCCGTCGACGAGGGGGTCGCGCGGGTCGTCCGGAGGCTCCGCGCGACGGGTCAGCTGCGCCGCACCGTGCTGATCTACGCCTCCGACAACGGCTGGGGCGTCGGCGAGCACAACATCGTCGGCAAGCATCATCCCTACGTCGAGCAGTCCGGGATCCCGCTCCTCATGGCCGGCCCCGGCATCCCCCGTGGGCTGCGCTCGCGTCTGCTGGCCACCAACCCCGACGTGGCGGCCACGATCGCCGCGCTCGCCGGGGCCGAACCGCGGCGGCGCGAGCTCGACGGCGTCGACGTGCTCCCCTGGGTGCGGCTCGGCGGCAACCCGCAGCGTGCGGTCCCCATCTCCAAGCGCGGGGACCCGCGCGGCAACCTGGTCTACACCGGCGTCAAGACCGGCCGCTGGACCTACGTGCGCTTCGTGCGCGGCGGCGAGGAGCTCTTCGACCGCCGCCGCGACCCCTACGAGCTGCGCTCCCTGGTACGCGTCCCCCGCGCCGCCCGGGTGCTGGCCGAGATGCGCCGTCTGAACCGCGAGCTGCGCGACTGCGCCGGCAACACCTGTCTGCGCAGCTACTTCGGCGGCTCCTGA
- a CDS encoding B3/B4 domain-containing protein: MAISPPSAAASPEAFLASARVDPAVYELRPDYRAMLLAVDGLVPGPSDEGTDALLRAAEKAAVDAVGSSAPEQLPHIAAWREAYRSFGAKPQRTRNSLEALVRRAVGPGLPRVNRLTDVYNAISVLHQIPLGGEDLTAYDGAPRLIRATGTEAFDTTAGGEDVVEHPDAGEVVWCDDAGVTCRRWNWRQTRRTQLSDQTLTAFFILDALDPMSDEALVAAADDLVARLSLSTPTLRVVQRLLRAGAA, translated from the coding sequence ATGGCCATCTCCCCGCCGTCCGCAGCAGCCAGCCCCGAGGCGTTCCTCGCCAGCGCCCGTGTCGATCCCGCGGTGTACGAGCTGCGGCCGGACTACCGCGCGATGCTGCTCGCGGTCGACGGCCTGGTCCCCGGCCCGAGCGACGAGGGCACCGACGCGCTGCTGCGCGCCGCCGAGAAGGCGGCCGTCGACGCGGTCGGGTCGTCGGCCCCCGAGCAGCTCCCGCACATCGCGGCGTGGCGGGAGGCGTACCGCTCCTTCGGCGCCAAGCCGCAGCGCACCCGCAACAGCCTCGAGGCGCTGGTGCGCCGCGCGGTCGGCCCGGGGCTGCCACGGGTGAACCGGCTCACCGACGTCTACAACGCGATCAGCGTGCTGCACCAGATCCCGCTCGGCGGCGAGGACCTCACGGCGTACGACGGGGCGCCGCGGCTGATCCGCGCCACCGGCACCGAGGCGTTCGACACCACCGCCGGGGGTGAGGACGTGGTCGAGCACCCGGATGCCGGCGAGGTCGTGTGGTGCGACGACGCCGGCGTCACCTGCCGACGCTGGAACTGGCGTCAGACGCGACGCACCCAGCTCAGCGACCAGACGCTCACCGCGTTCTTCATTCTCGACGCCCTGGACCCGATGAGCGACGAGGCGCTCGTCGCCGCGGCCGACGACCTGGTCGCGCGGCTGTCGCTGTCGACGCCGACGCTCCGCGTGGTCCAGCGGCTGCTGCGGGCCGGCGCGGCCTGA
- a CDS encoding hemerythrin domain-containing protein, with amino-acid sequence MMSIADQDIDQLGGPWSILVRQRRDHEHLDVLLHQLDVAPAGAEEERVLGRIARLVFPHAFAEESVLWPELRRRLPDGEALTLQVEREHQEVNELWTALEQLPAVGAARCDVLKRLADVLREDVRDEEDELLPRLQQVTSVPRLRALGVAWEAVRRTAPTRPHPVVSRRPPGNALAAVPLTVLDRSRDGLDAVARRVPRLHPVATRASGALAGAAGRVEWAGVLRRGEDPSTRVE; translated from the coding sequence ATGATGAGCATCGCGGACCAGGACATCGACCAGCTCGGCGGGCCGTGGAGCATCCTCGTGCGCCAGCGCCGTGACCACGAGCACCTCGACGTGCTGCTGCACCAGCTCGACGTGGCGCCTGCCGGGGCCGAGGAGGAGCGGGTGCTCGGCCGGATCGCCCGGCTGGTGTTCCCGCACGCGTTCGCCGAGGAGTCGGTGCTCTGGCCCGAGCTGCGGCGCCGACTGCCCGATGGCGAGGCCCTGACCCTGCAGGTCGAGCGGGAGCACCAGGAGGTCAACGAGCTCTGGACGGCGCTGGAGCAGCTGCCAGCCGTCGGGGCGGCGCGATGTGACGTGCTGAAGCGGCTCGCCGACGTGCTGCGCGAGGACGTGCGCGACGAGGAGGACGAGCTGCTGCCGCGCCTTCAGCAGGTGACCAGCGTGCCGCGTCTGCGGGCGCTCGGGGTCGCCTGGGAGGCGGTACGCCGCACCGCGCCGACCCGGCCGCACCCGGTGGTGTCGCGCCGTCCGCCGGGCAATGCGCTGGCCGCCGTACCGCTCACGGTGCTGGACCGCAGCCGCGACGGCCTGGACGCGGTCGCCAGACGGGTGCCCCGGCTGCATCCCGTGGCGACGCGTGCGAGCGGCGCCCTCGCCGGGGCCGCCGGCCGGGTGGAGTGGGCCGGGGTGCTGCGTCGCGGCGAGGACCCCTCGACCCGGGTCGAGTGA
- a CDS encoding CaiB/BaiF CoA transferase family protein gives MAGQAGQERRTDDPVGPGPLAGIKVVELGSMYAAPTAGRMLRDFGADVVKIEDPASGDFARQWQPAHNGLAIGYSRLNSGKRSVGIDMRSPEGREVAKALIADADVVIENFRPGRMEAWGLGFKELSAEHPRLVMTRVSGFGQTGPYSARPGFGTVAETASGYAFLNGWPDTPPTAPPFGFADSIAGISAAFGTSMALFKREMTGQGSEVDVALYEPLMFILGDAVLNYTSSGTIMQRHGNASGAASPRGIYEAADGGWLSIAASNQSIALRLFEAMGRPDLKDDERFATNTARMANNEAMQQIVIDWVSSYPRDEALAILDEHEVVAAAVNDAQDVTQDPHFRERTLVELANTVLGPALMPGPILHLDDYTGPRYDGVAAIGEHTREVLVDQLGMDADEVGRLAAAGVLSN, from the coding sequence ATGGCTGGTCAGGCCGGACAAGAACGTCGCACGGACGACCCCGTGGGCCCCGGCCCGCTGGCGGGGATCAAGGTGGTCGAGCTCGGCTCGATGTACGCCGCTCCGACGGCCGGCCGCATGCTGCGCGACTTCGGCGCCGACGTGGTGAAGATCGAGGACCCGGCCTCCGGTGACTTCGCGCGACAGTGGCAGCCCGCCCACAACGGCTTGGCGATCGGCTACTCGCGACTCAACTCCGGCAAGCGCTCGGTCGGCATCGACATGCGCAGCCCCGAGGGCCGCGAGGTCGCCAAGGCGCTGATCGCCGACGCCGACGTGGTGATCGAGAACTTCCGTCCCGGTCGGATGGAGGCCTGGGGCCTGGGCTTCAAGGAGCTCTCCGCGGAGCACCCGCGCCTGGTGATGACCCGGGTCAGCGGCTTCGGCCAGACCGGGCCCTACTCGGCACGCCCCGGCTTCGGCACAGTCGCCGAGACCGCTTCGGGCTACGCCTTCCTCAACGGATGGCCGGACACCCCTCCGACCGCGCCGCCCTTCGGGTTCGCCGACTCGATCGCCGGCATCTCCGCCGCATTCGGCACCTCGATGGCGCTCTTCAAGCGTGAGATGACCGGCCAAGGCTCCGAGGTCGACGTCGCGCTCTACGAGCCGCTGATGTTCATCCTCGGCGACGCCGTGCTGAACTACACGTCCTCCGGCACGATCATGCAGCGCCACGGCAACGCCTCCGGCGCCGCGTCCCCGCGCGGCATCTACGAGGCGGCCGACGGCGGCTGGCTCTCGATCGCCGCCTCCAACCAATCGATCGCGCTCCGGCTCTTCGAGGCTATGGGCCGCCCGGACCTGAAGGACGACGAGCGGTTCGCGACCAACACCGCCCGGATGGCCAACAACGAGGCGATGCAGCAGATCGTCATCGACTGGGTGAGCTCCTACCCGCGGGACGAGGCACTCGCGATCCTGGACGAGCACGAGGTGGTCGCCGCCGCGGTCAACGACGCCCAGGACGTCACGCAGGACCCGCACTTTCGCGAGCGCACCCTGGTCGAGCTCGCGAACACGGTGCTCGGCCCGGCCCTGATGCCCGGCCCGATCCTGCACCTGGACGACTACACTGGGCCGAGATACGACGGTGTCGCCGCGATCGGCGAGCACACTCGCGAGGTCCTCGTCGACCAGCTCGGGATGGACGCCGACGAGGTCGGCCGCCTCGCCGCCGCCGGCGTACTCAGCAACTGA
- a CDS encoding FadR/GntR family transcriptional regulator translates to MKTAMLVAQRIVADINERGNVIGDRLPPERAMLEKYDVGRGTLRESLRFLELQGIITLKPGPGGGPVVVQPDASSLATSLTLLLQFSQAPFRTIAEARLGLEPMMSQLAAERMSEESLASLKESVENMHENLGNQAIFLEENKRFHDVISHGSGNAMFGLLVDALLGILDGSSIGIDYPEPRRAAVHKAHLHIYKTIEARDPSAAAEAMRDHIREYIRYAEKKFPEVLDAPIVWGRV, encoded by the coding sequence ATGAAGACTGCCATGCTGGTCGCGCAACGCATCGTCGCGGACATCAACGAGCGTGGCAACGTGATCGGCGACCGCCTGCCGCCCGAGCGGGCGATGCTGGAGAAGTACGACGTCGGGCGGGGGACGCTGCGCGAGTCGCTCCGCTTCCTCGAGCTCCAAGGGATCATCACCCTGAAGCCGGGCCCCGGCGGCGGCCCCGTGGTGGTGCAGCCGGACGCCAGCAGCCTGGCCACGTCGCTCACCCTGCTCCTGCAGTTCTCCCAGGCGCCGTTCCGCACCATCGCGGAGGCCCGACTGGGTCTCGAGCCGATGATGTCCCAGCTCGCCGCCGAGCGGATGAGCGAGGAGTCGCTCGCCTCCCTCAAGGAGAGCGTCGAGAACATGCACGAGAACCTCGGGAACCAGGCGATCTTCCTCGAGGAGAACAAGCGGTTCCACGACGTGATCTCCCACGGCTCCGGCAACGCGATGTTCGGCCTCCTGGTCGACGCGCTGCTCGGCATCCTGGACGGTTCGTCGATCGGCATCGACTACCCCGAGCCGCGACGCGCCGCCGTGCACAAGGCGCACCTGCACATCTACAAGACGATCGAGGCGCGCGACCCCTCGGCCGCCGCCGAGGCCATGCGCGACCACATCAGGGAGTACATCCGCTACGCGGAGAAGAAGTTCCCCGAGGTCCTGGACGCGCCCATCGTCTGGGGGCGCGTCTAG
- a CDS encoding amidohydrolase family protein, translated as MIIDAHTHVWPDKIAQIALGGNRVEGLEARGDGTVDGLTQDMAASGVQVSCCLAIANEARHVDSVNRFVAGLADETHVPFGTVHVGLSVEENLASLQRHGVRAVKIHPLFQKYALDDPRLWEIFEAFGSDYAVITHVGEGGDPFTNSLSNPKMIRDVTRQFPDLRLMACHFGGYKILDDAEEMLAGTDVVLETSWPPSLATLRPERVRDLIRKHGADRIVFGSDWPMTSPAEEIRAVEALGLTDDETKMVLGGTLASVLGDRLPS; from the coding sequence GTGATCATCGACGCCCACACCCACGTCTGGCCCGACAAGATCGCCCAGATCGCTCTCGGCGGCAACCGCGTCGAGGGGCTCGAGGCCCGCGGCGACGGCACGGTCGACGGCCTGACCCAGGACATGGCCGCGAGCGGCGTCCAGGTCAGCTGCTGCCTGGCCATCGCCAACGAGGCCCGGCACGTCGATTCGGTCAACCGCTTCGTCGCCGGTCTGGCGGACGAGACCCACGTGCCGTTCGGCACGGTCCACGTCGGGCTCTCGGTCGAGGAGAACCTGGCAAGCCTTCAGCGCCACGGCGTCCGCGCGGTCAAGATCCACCCTCTGTTCCAGAAGTACGCACTCGACGACCCGCGCCTGTGGGAGATCTTCGAGGCGTTCGGCAGCGACTACGCGGTGATCACGCACGTGGGCGAGGGCGGCGACCCGTTCACCAACAGCCTCTCCAACCCGAAGATGATCCGCGACGTCACCCGGCAGTTCCCCGACCTGCGGCTGATGGCCTGCCACTTCGGCGGCTACAAGATCCTCGACGACGCCGAGGAGATGCTCGCCGGCACCGACGTGGTGCTGGAGACCTCGTGGCCGCCGTCACTGGCGACGCTGCGCCCCGAGAGGGTCCGCGACCTGATCCGCAAGCACGGCGCCGACCGGATCGTCTTCGGGTCCGACTGGCCGATGACCAGCCCCGCCGAGGAGATCCGTGCCGTCGAGGCCCTCGGACTCACTGATGACGAGACCAAGATGGTGCTCGGCGGCACGCTGGCGAGCGTGCTGGGGGACCGTCTGCCGTCCTGA
- a CDS encoding SDR family NAD(P)-dependent oxidoreductase: MDLQLEGCVVLVTGASRGLGAAMALALAKEGATVVAAARSKDSLAAVAAQGGGRISAVTVDMRDEESVQALVPEVIARHGRIDGLVNNAGIAPAGKFATQDPAIWKDAMAVNVIAPMLLAQAAGVHMIEQGAGRIVNIASTTGVRGKPFLVPYSTSKGAVVRFTEALAAEWAAKNVQVNCIAPGAFVTEAQKAVTESPELHAKRIAKIPAGRMADPSEIVPLTCLLVSPLSSFTTGAVFVVDGGESGKL; encoded by the coding sequence ATGGATCTCCAGCTCGAGGGCTGCGTCGTCCTGGTCACCGGCGCCAGCCGCGGCCTCGGCGCGGCGATGGCGCTGGCGCTGGCGAAGGAGGGTGCCACCGTCGTTGCGGCCGCCCGCTCCAAGGACAGCCTCGCTGCGGTCGCCGCACAGGGCGGGGGACGGATCTCGGCCGTCACCGTCGACATGCGCGACGAGGAGTCCGTGCAGGCGCTCGTCCCCGAGGTCATCGCCCGACACGGCCGGATCGACGGCCTGGTCAACAACGCCGGTATCGCCCCCGCGGGCAAGTTCGCCACGCAGGACCCGGCGATCTGGAAGGACGCGATGGCGGTCAACGTCATCGCGCCGATGCTGCTGGCCCAGGCGGCCGGCGTCCACATGATCGAGCAGGGCGCGGGCCGCATCGTCAACATCGCCTCCACCACCGGCGTACGCGGCAAGCCGTTCCTGGTGCCCTACTCGACCTCCAAGGGGGCGGTCGTCCGGTTCACCGAGGCGCTCGCGGCCGAGTGGGCCGCGAAGAACGTGCAGGTCAACTGCATCGCGCCCGGAGCCTTCGTCACCGAGGCGCAGAAGGCGGTGACCGAGTCACCCGAGCTCCACGCCAAGCGGATCGCCAAGATCCCGGCCGGCCGGATGGCCGACCCCTCGGAGATCGTGCCGTTGACCTGCCTGCTCGTCTCCCCGCTGTCCTCGTTCACCACCGGAGCGGTCTTCGTCGTCGACGGCGGCGAGTCCGGCAAGCTCTGA
- a CDS encoding acyl-CoA dehydrogenase family protein: protein MEDGQLFDLGPQHRKVQEIAREVAAKVEPFAAEADEAVDVHQGCLDVLRDSGLARYVVQAAYGGHDEVLDPLTIAVVREQLMYSSGHLDSMFGMQGVGSYSLSVGGSEELKQEWLPKVATLDAIAGLALTEPDVGSDLRAITTTMVADGDELVVNGRKSFITNGGAADFYCTMVREGEGWSMVLVPAGTPGLSIERGDDLIAPHILGELTFTDVRVPAGNRLGVPGKAFSLMLQTLAVFRVTVAGSAVGLAQAALDEAKGHALTREQFGAPLIELGAVSQKLAQSWTDVEAARAFVYRAAALAKSDPLGHLDYSSMAKVHATEAAAQVVDRSVQTMGRFGLVRGSKIERLYRNARPLRVYEGATEVLLDSLARRLAKGVR from the coding sequence GTGGAAGACGGCCAGTTGTTCGACCTCGGACCACAGCACCGGAAGGTCCAGGAGATCGCCCGGGAGGTGGCCGCGAAGGTGGAGCCCTTCGCGGCCGAGGCGGACGAGGCGGTCGACGTCCACCAGGGCTGCCTCGACGTCCTGCGCGACAGCGGGCTCGCTCGCTATGTCGTCCAGGCGGCGTACGGCGGCCATGACGAGGTGCTGGACCCGCTCACCATCGCGGTGGTCCGCGAGCAGCTCATGTACTCCTCGGGGCACCTCGACTCCATGTTCGGGATGCAGGGCGTCGGCAGCTACTCGCTGTCGGTGGGGGGCTCGGAGGAGCTGAAGCAGGAGTGGCTGCCGAAGGTCGCGACCCTGGACGCGATCGCCGGGCTGGCACTGACCGAGCCCGACGTGGGCTCGGACCTGCGGGCGATCACCACCACGATGGTGGCCGACGGCGACGAGCTGGTGGTGAACGGGCGCAAGTCGTTCATCACCAACGGTGGCGCGGCCGACTTCTACTGCACCATGGTCCGCGAGGGCGAGGGGTGGTCGATGGTGCTGGTCCCGGCAGGGACGCCGGGGCTGAGCATCGAGCGCGGCGACGACCTGATCGCGCCGCACATCCTGGGCGAGCTCACCTTCACCGACGTCCGGGTGCCCGCGGGCAACCGGCTCGGTGTGCCCGGCAAGGCGTTCTCGCTGATGCTGCAGACCCTGGCCGTCTTCCGGGTCACCGTTGCGGGCTCCGCGGTCGGCCTGGCCCAGGCGGCGCTCGACGAGGCCAAGGGGCACGCCCTGACCCGCGAGCAGTTCGGCGCTCCGCTGATCGAGCTCGGCGCGGTCTCGCAGAAGCTGGCCCAGTCGTGGACCGATGTGGAGGCCGCCCGCGCGTTCGTCTACCGCGCGGCCGCGCTGGCCAAGAGCGACCCGCTCGGCCACCTCGACTACTCCTCGATGGCCAAGGTGCACGCCACCGAGGCCGCTGCGCAGGTGGTCGACCGGTCGGTGCAGACGATGGGCCGGTTTGGCTTGGTCCGCGGGTCGAAGATCGAGCGGCTCTACCGCAACGCCCGCCCGTTGCGGGTCTACGAGGGCGCCACCGAGGTGCTGCTCGACTCCCTGGCCCGCCGTCTCGCCAAGGGCGTCCGCTGA
- a CDS encoding acyl-CoA dehydrogenase family protein: MTDTYAEIRQLAAQVAREVYEPMAESLDVDRTPLPKEERRRLGDLGFLGIAHPEKYGGSGAPLEEALVVIEELGKVCRPAAFQVFEANTGPAQVITHLGTEEQRERWLPAIVSGEKTMAVGISEPDAGSAATDMRTTAKEIGGKLVINGSKRWISNGGEADQYLLYCRLSDAPGAKGIGAVVVEKGTPGFSFGASERLMGFRGIPSADLYFDNVEVPLEDVVVPAGSFGKLFGIFSIERMGNTTMSLAIGQAALDKTLKYVEEREQFGKPLVEFQSIQIMLADMVLQVEAARLLRDRAAASATATGIPDPLQVSLAKCTANEMAKKVTDLAMQIHGGNGYTEEYGLERLHRDSHGWAIAGGTPTMQRIRIVSEVLGRKFDQRR, from the coding sequence GTGACGGACACGTACGCGGAGATCCGGCAGCTCGCGGCACAGGTGGCGCGAGAGGTCTACGAGCCCATGGCGGAGTCGCTCGACGTCGACCGCACCCCTCTGCCCAAGGAGGAGAGGCGCCGACTCGGCGACCTCGGATTCCTCGGCATCGCGCACCCGGAGAAGTACGGCGGCTCCGGCGCGCCCCTCGAGGAGGCGCTGGTGGTCATCGAGGAGCTGGGCAAGGTCTGTCGGCCGGCCGCCTTCCAGGTTTTCGAGGCCAACACCGGTCCGGCTCAGGTGATCACCCACCTCGGCACCGAGGAGCAGCGTGAGCGCTGGCTCCCCGCCATCGTCAGCGGCGAGAAGACCATGGCGGTCGGCATCTCGGAGCCGGATGCCGGTTCCGCTGCGACCGACATGCGGACCACCGCCAAGGAGATCGGCGGCAAGCTGGTAATCAACGGTTCCAAGCGGTGGATCTCCAACGGGGGTGAGGCCGACCAGTACCTCCTCTACTGCCGTCTCTCCGACGCGCCCGGTGCGAAGGGCATCGGCGCGGTCGTCGTGGAGAAGGGCACGCCCGGGTTCTCCTTCGGCGCCAGCGAACGGCTCATGGGCTTCCGCGGCATCCCGTCGGCAGACCTCTACTTCGACAACGTCGAGGTTCCGCTCGAGGACGTGGTCGTCCCCGCCGGGTCCTTCGGCAAGCTCTTCGGCATCTTCTCGATCGAGCGGATGGGCAACACCACGATGAGCCTGGCCATCGGCCAGGCCGCCTTGGACAAGACCCTGAAGTACGTCGAGGAGCGCGAGCAGTTCGGCAAGCCGCTGGTCGAGTTCCAGTCGATCCAGATCATGCTCGCCGACATGGTGCTCCAGGTCGAGGCGGCCCGGCTGCTCCGTGACCGCGCCGCCGCCTCCGCCACGGCCACGGGCATCCCGGACCCGCTCCAGGTCTCGCTCGCCAAGTGCACCGCCAACGAGATGGCCAAGAAGGTCACCGACCTGGCCATGCAGATCCACGGCGGGAACGGCTACACCGAGGAGTACGGTCTCGAGCGGCTGCACCGAGACTCCCACGGGTGGGCGATCGCCGGTGGCACCCCGACGATGCAGCGGATACGCATCGTCTCCGAGGTGCTCGGCCGCAAGTTCGACCAGCGCCGCTGA
- a CDS encoding thiolase family protein, giving the protein MAKTQENSPRDVVIVDAVRTPVGRGKAGGALSDVHPVDLLAQTLQALLARSPEVDPGTVDDVIIGCVSQVGEQSATPGRMAWLAAGLPAHVPATTIDRKCGSSQQSVHFAAQGILSGEADIVIAGGIESMSRVVMGSARMDADPYGDGILAAYAPGLVSQGVASELVTAEWGFTREQLDEYAALSHERAAAAQDAGAFDREIVPITTPHGIVKADETIRRGTTPEKLGGLKAVFETPELAERFPQVTWATTAGNSSQITDGASALLLMSREKADELGLRPRARVHSMSVVGSDPLLMLTGPIPATHKILARSGLTLDEIDHVEVNEAFAPVPLAWLEDFDADPAKLNPRGGAIALGHPLGASGARLMTTMLHALEDNGQRYGLQLMCEAGGMANATIIERL; this is encoded by the coding sequence ATGGCTAAGACGCAAGAGAACAGTCCACGCGACGTGGTGATCGTCGACGCGGTACGGACTCCCGTGGGGCGCGGGAAGGCCGGCGGCGCGCTGTCCGACGTGCACCCCGTGGACCTGCTCGCGCAGACGCTCCAGGCCCTCCTGGCCCGCTCCCCCGAGGTCGACCCCGGCACCGTGGACGACGTGATCATCGGCTGCGTCTCCCAGGTCGGCGAGCAATCGGCGACGCCGGGCCGGATGGCCTGGCTGGCCGCCGGACTGCCCGCACACGTGCCGGCGACGACCATCGATCGCAAGTGCGGTTCGAGCCAGCAGTCCGTCCACTTCGCCGCGCAGGGCATCCTCTCGGGCGAGGCCGACATCGTCATCGCCGGCGGCATCGAGTCGATGAGCCGGGTGGTCATGGGATCGGCCCGGATGGACGCCGACCCGTACGGCGACGGCATCCTCGCCGCCTACGCCCCCGGCCTGGTCTCGCAGGGCGTCGCGTCCGAGCTGGTGACCGCCGAGTGGGGGTTCACCCGCGAGCAGCTCGACGAGTACGCCGCCCTCTCCCACGAGCGCGCGGCGGCCGCGCAGGACGCGGGCGCATTCGACCGCGAGATTGTGCCCATCACCACCCCCCACGGCATCGTCAAGGCCGACGAGACCATCCGCCGCGGCACCACCCCGGAGAAGCTGGGCGGGCTCAAGGCGGTCTTCGAGACCCCCGAGCTCGCCGAGCGCTTCCCGCAGGTGACGTGGGCGACCACGGCCGGCAACTCCTCCCAGATCACCGACGGCGCCAGTGCGCTGCTGCTGATGTCACGTGAGAAGGCGGACGAGCTCGGCCTCCGTCCCCGCGCCCGGGTGCACTCCATGTCGGTCGTCGGCAGCGACCCGCTGCTGATGCTGACCGGACCGATCCCCGCGACCCACAAGATCCTCGCCCGGTCGGGACTCACCCTGGACGAGATCGACCACGTCGAGGTCAACGAGGCGTTCGCCCCGGTGCCCCTCGCCTGGCTGGAGGACTTCGACGCGGACCCTGCCAAGCTCAACCCCCGCGGCGGCGCTATCGCTCTGGGCCACCCGCTGGGCGCCTCCGGCGCCCGCCTGATGACCACCATGCTGCACGCCCTCGAGGACAACGGGCAACGCTACGGCCTTCAGCTGATGTGCGAGGCCGGCGGCATGGCGAACGCGACCATCATCGAACGTCTCTGA